Proteins encoded in a region of the Melospiza melodia melodia isolate bMelMel2 unplaced genomic scaffold, bMelMel2.pri scaffold_35, whole genome shotgun sequence genome:
- the LOC134434359 gene encoding olfactory receptor 14J1-like: ISYKGCVAQLFFFVFCANTEYFFLTIMCYDRYVSICKPLHYETLLGSRACAHMAAAAWASGFLYSLMHTANTFSLPLCHGNNLGQFFCEIPQILKLSCSKSYLRELGLLAVSACLGLGCFVFIVFSYVQIFRAVLRILSEQGRHKAFSTCLPHLAVVFLFLSTAMFSYLKPASISSPSLDVAVTVLYSVVPPALNPLIYSLRNQELKAAECLFWENVAGMLLSEGFECLG; this comes from the exons atctcctacaaaggatgtgttgcacagctctttttttttgttttctgcgcaaatacagagtattttttcctgaccatcatgtgctatgaccgctacgtgtccatctgcaaacccctgcactatgagaccctcctgggaagcagagcttgtgcccacatggcagcagctgcctgggccagtggctttctctattcactgatgcacacagccaatacattttccctgcccctgtgccatggcaataacctgggccagttcttctgtgaaattcctcagatcctcaagctctcctgctccaagtcctatctcagggaactggggcttcttgctgttagtgcctgtttaggacttgggtgttttgtgttcattgttttctcctatgtgcagatcttcagggctgtgctgaggatcctctctgagcagggacggcacaaagccttttccacatgcctccctcacctggctgtggtctttttgttcctcagcactgcaatgtTTTCCTATCTGAAGCcagcctccatctcctccccatccctggatgtggcagtgacagttctgtactcagtggtgcctccagcccttaaccccctcatctacagcctgaggaaccaggagctcaaggctgca gagtgcctgttcTGGGAAAATGTGGCaggaatgctgctctctgaagggtttgagtgccttggataa